Genomic window (Arthrobacter sp. StoSoilA2):
CGGAAAGCTCACGGCTGCAGCTGAGCCGACGCGTCGTGGAGGTGGATCGGCGATGGTTTTGAAGCCAAGCAGCGGGCCGTGATTGATGTACGTATTAGCTAGGAAACAGGCCTCGGACTGTCGCCTGAAGCTTGTCCAATGCAGGGCTCCGTTGGTTGCCGGCAGGTTGGGTGCTGGCAGCGAACTTCATGAGTCCGCGGCAGGCAAGTCCCGCGTCTGTTAACTCACCGCTCAACAGGAAGTCCATCAGCTCGTCACTTGGCAATAGCCGAACGAAGCCCGCCTCGGACGCGTCCCACAAGGGGTCGCTGCCGGGGCGGGCTTCTGCTGCGATGACGAGGTGTTTGCGCCTGGTTGAGTTGGCGGACCACCACTCGGATCCTGCGTAGTAGATAGCCGACGAGCGATAGCCCGTTTCCTCCGCCAACTCGCGTCGGGCCGCATCTACCGGAGTTTCATTCTCGTTCAAGTAGCCCCCGGGCAGTTCAAGCAAGGTCTTCCCTGGGCCGACGCGGAACTGCTCAAACAGCACCACCTCGGTTCCGCCCTCCGTGAACGCGAGAACCGCGGCGGAGTCCGGGCTGGCAATCACGTCCCAGGTTGAAACTGAGCCGTCAGCTTCCAGGTACGTGTCCTGGTTGATGGTGACAAAACCTTTGTACGCCCGCGTAGTCCAGAGTTTTCGCCACAATTCGTCCAAATTGCTCACTCTTGGCGGTTGGTCTTGAGTTCCCGGCAGAATCTCCACAACATCACCAACGAAGCCGCCGCGATGATGATTCCGGAAATAAGGGACCAAACAGATTCGCTGCTGCTTGAGAGGAAAATATAGACGGCGTAAGAGGCCATGGTGAGGGCGAGAAGAAGCCATACCAGCGGTTTACGATTCACAATGAGTTCCTTGATTTCTTGATGGTTATCAGGCCAAGTCACGCTTGGAGAACACGTCGCAGGCTGCCCCCAAGACGATTAACAGCCATGCAAGAGCCCCGGAGAAAGACCCCGACGGCGGTATGTGGACTGCCGCTTGATTCGCCCAGTCGGCAGCTTGGAACGGAAAGAGGTACGCCCCGGCATTACCCAGGGGCAGGACCTGCGGAACCACCAGACTCAGCGGAACTGCGAAGAGGCTCACAAGATGGCTACGAATGAAGGACCCGATCGCGAATCCCCAAACGGATCCCATCGCCGCCATTCCAGCGAAGGCCAGCACCACCTGGGGGCTGACCTGCCATCCTTCTGAAAATAGTGCTCCGGACAAGCCGAAGGCGACGCCGACGATCACACCGCTCAGGAGTGCTGCAAGAACTGTTGACAGGGCTCGGGCAATAAATGCCGGGATCCTTTGGAACAACAGGACCCTGCGGGTAAGGCACCCCGCCCGGAAGTCGGCCGTGAACGAGCAGGAGCCCATCACGCCCGCACCCGTGAGCATGAGCGACAGGCCTGCCTCTCGGAGAGGTCCTTCGGGAGAAGGACCACCCGTGGTGGGTTCCAGATTGGCTGCCACCAGGAGCGTGCCCAATAGTCCGATAACCAGCACGGACGCAATCCCGGAGCCTTTCCACAGCCACGGCCGGCGAAGATCGGCAAGAAGCACGGGCATCATCTAGAACTCCTTTCTCTGGAGCACCGCGACGAGGCAGGCGCCGGCTGCGAGTAGCCACGCCAGCGACACCAGGAACGCGGAGCCTGGTGGAAGAAGGCCCTCAAAAGGCAGGGAGGCAATGCCCGCCAACGCGCCGGAGGGCAGCCAACGCCCTATTTCGGGCTCGTTGGCCACGACGGGCAGTTCGACGGCGAGCGGTATCAACATGGTGACGATCGTCGTCGCGTAGTAATGCCGAATAATCCAGCCCAGCGAGCAACCCCACAGGGAAGCAACAGCTGACGCGACCACGACGCCGGGCAGGGCCCGCCAGGACTCTGGCGTGAAGAGTTCTACGCGCAATTCCGGTGTCAGGGTGAAAACGACGCTGGCTCCCCAAGCCAGAATTCCCGCCGCCAGGGTGCCAAGGCCAACTACGAGCGCAGCAGCGTACTTGACCGCCACAAGCTGCACTGACTCGGACATCACTAGGCTGTGTCGGAGCGTCCCGTAGTAGGACTCGCGTGTCACCAGGTAGCTCCCGGCAAACGTGGTCACGATCGCAATGCTGGTGGCCAGAGCCCAAAACGCTTGAATATTTTCCGTCGCGGACAGCTGATCTGCACTATCCGGCCAGCCCAGGAAGTTGGCCACGAACCAGGGCACCAAGGCGCTGAAGGCCAGGATGCCCAGAATCGAATAGCCGCTGAAGTACCTCAGTAGCTCTGCGCGTAGTCCACAGGCCCAGTTGGAGTGGGGACGCCCCGTCACCGGGCACCCTCCAGGATCTTGAAATACGCCGATTCGAGGCTGCCGCCACCAAGAACCTTCGCTTCCTCAAGGGTCCCGTGGAACAACGTCCGCTGCTTCAGGATGACGACGTCGTGGACCACTTGTTCGAGCTCCAATAGCTGGTGGCTTGAAACCAAGGCACTCCCGCCGGATTCGGCGAACCCGTGGAGAAAGCCGCGCAGCCACTGGATGCCTTCCGGGTCCAGACCGTTGGCAGGCTCGTCGAGGACAAGCAGCCGGGGGTTTCCGATGATCGCGGATGCAATCCCAAGCCGTTGTTTCATGCCCAGCGAGTAGTCGCGGACCTTCCTGTCCGCGTGGGCTGCAAGATCCACCTGGTCCAGGACCCGCTCAACGTTTTCCCTGCCCACCCCTGCTGCCAACCGGCAGATCTGCAGATGGCGGCGCCCCGTTAATCCGGGCTCCACTTCCATCCCGTCCAAGTTCACTCCAACCTTGGTGGCCGGCCTCTTGAGCGAGCGATAGTCCATTCCGAAGACCGTTGCACGACCCGACGTCGCCTTCACCAGGCCTGTCAGCCCGGCGAGCGCCGTACTCTTTCCGGCACCGTTGGGGCCGATCAATCCCACAACCCGCCCGGCCGGCACATTGAACGTCAGATCGTCGACGGCAAGCCGTTGGCCTCTTCGCTTGCTGAATCCCTCGAAGCTGGCGTGGATTGTCATGAGGGCCCTTTCGTGGAGTCGTCGGGTTCGGGTTGTATGGGCCATAACGGCGAATGTGAAATGGCTTGCCAGAGCCACTCCGCCACATTTGTTTGGCGTCTGCTGATTACTTCCGCCCGCCCCGATGCAGGGAGGGTGGCGCTTCCTTCCAACTGGCCGACGTACGCCAACACGGGCAGGGTGGTGTCTGCGAGCGCTATCGGGACGACGGTGTCCACCGGTGCCATGGTTGACGACGGCGGGTGGTCGCCAATGATGGCCCGGCCGAGGTTTTGATGGATGATCATTCCCTGCGATTGCAAGGTGACGCTGTCGCCCGGTTCCAGCGATTGATCGGCAGCTTGGTTGGAAGTCACGATGAGCAGCTGACCATTCGCATAGGTGTAGCCCGCAATGGTCACAGGACGTACAGGGATTACGACGAGAAGCGTCCCGATGGCAAGAATTCCCAGGAGCATGATGAGGGCACGCCTCCACACTGGGCTGCCATTCTGCGCGGCCATGCGGAAAAACTGAATCAAGCTTCTGCAAGCCACCACGATGAGCAGGCAAAGGACGGCAAACACCACAATGTGCCCGGCGTAGCCGAGCTGCAGGAAAATCGGCACGATGCGTTGGAAGCCAATGACCATGAAGCCGACACCTGCAATGGAGCTCGCCAACCCGAACCAGGGAAGCAAACCATTACCGCGAAAGGTGGCGCGCGCTCCAAGAAACCTTGAGCAAAGGACGTCGGCCAATGCCTTTATGGATTTCCGGCGAAGGTGGGGAATGTCCACTGCGGACATCAAAGCAACGTAGCCGTCCAGCTTGATGAACGGGAAGAGATTCAAAATGGCGACGGCCCAACAAATGACCCCATACAGCAGCGCCGCATCTTTTACCGACGATGCCGGTAGGAAAGCCTGCGCCGCCACCGCAATGCTCCCTAAGCCAAGATGCACCAAGGGCCCGGCCAGGGCAGTCACAACCCGCTGCTTCCGGGAGCTCAACCGCCAGCCATCGGTTACGTCGCAGAAGAATGCCGGAGATAGGTAGAACAACATGATGCCAATTCGTCGAGGCGTACCGCCAAAGTAGCTGAGGGCCATTCCATGGCCGAGTTCATGCAGCAACGTGGAGGCCACCATCGCACCTGCAACATTGACGTATACATCAAGGGCCAGTGGGCGTGCCAAGACCCGCCAAATGTCCGGCCCAGCTGCCAGGGCGCCGAGGATGCCGCCTATGAGGAGCAAGGCAAGGGGCAACGCAGCTATTGGCCGCGCCATGGCAGCAACAACAGGCCGGAATATCGTCAGGAGCGGCGCCGGATTGAACAAGGTGAACTGCACCGTTAACGGTGCCCGGAACTTGACCCTGCGTTCCCTTGGCGGGTGCGCACCGCCGTCGAAGATGCCGGTGTGCGTCAGCTGGCGAACGATTCCCATGACGTCGGCGGCAGTCCAAGGAGGCCCAAGGCGTTGGGCAACCTGGGCAGGATTTTTCTCGCCGTCAATTGTCCTGAGCACAGCAGCTACATCTGCTGAAACGCGAGCTTTTGGCACACTGTTCATGGCAACAATCCAAGGACCGCCAT
Coding sequences:
- a CDS encoding ATP-binding cassette domain-containing protein; this encodes MTIHASFEGFSKRRGQRLAVDDLTFNVPAGRVVGLIGPNGAGKSTALAGLTGLVKATSGRATVFGMDYRSLKRPATKVGVNLDGMEVEPGLTGRRHLQICRLAAGVGRENVERVLDQVDLAAHADRKVRDYSLGMKQRLGIASAIIGNPRLLVLDEPANGLDPEGIQWLRGFLHGFAESGGSALVSSHQLLELEQVVHDVVILKQRTLFHGTLEEAKVLGGGSLESAYFKILEGAR
- the mpaP gene encoding daptide biosynthesis intramembrane metalloprotease; translation: MRRPYMSGPKVPVPAQWPVQLAATASIDQPLRDGGPWIVAMNSVPKARVSADVAAVLRTIDGEKNPAQVAQRLGPPWTAADVMGIVRQLTHTGIFDGGAHPPRERRVKFRAPLTVQFTLFNPAPLLTIFRPVVAAMARPIAALPLALLLIGGILGALAAGPDIWRVLARPLALDVYVNVAGAMVASTLLHELGHGMALSYFGGTPRRIGIMLFYLSPAFFCDVTDGWRLSSRKQRVVTALAGPLVHLGLGSIAVAAQAFLPASSVKDAALLYGVICWAVAILNLFPFIKLDGYVALMSAVDIPHLRRKSIKALADVLCSRFLGARATFRGNGLLPWFGLASSIAGVGFMVIGFQRIVPIFLQLGYAGHIVVFAVLCLLIVVACRSLIQFFRMAAQNGSPVWRRALIMLLGILAIGTLLVVIPVRPVTIAGYTYANGQLLIVTSNQAADQSLEPGDSVTLQSQGMIIHQNLGRAIIGDHPPSSTMAPVDTVVPIALADTTLPVLAYVGQLEGSATLPASGRAEVISRRQTNVAEWLWQAISHSPLWPIQPEPDDSTKGPS
- a CDS encoding NUDIX hydrolase is translated as MSNLDELWRKLWTTRAYKGFVTINQDTYLEADGSVSTWDVIASPDSAAVLAFTEGGTEVVLFEQFRVGPGKTLLELPGGYLNENETPVDAARRELAEETGYRSSAIYYAGSEWWSANSTRRKHLVIAAEARPGSDPLWDASEAGFVRLLPSDELMDFLLSGELTDAGLACRGLMKFAASTQPAGNQRSPALDKLQATVRGLFPS